The proteins below are encoded in one region of Streptomyces sp. NBC_00490:
- a CDS encoding maleylacetate reductase, protein MTEFVHESPPMRVVLRPGAATTATPDEARRLGLRRLLVVSGTRGADTARAVADSLGQACAGLHTGARMHVPVVVADRAVEVARTAGADGCVAVGGGSSIGLGKAIALRTGLPLIAVPTTYSGSEATPVWGLTEHGAKRTGRDPSVLPRSIVYDPELTLSLPVPLSVTSGVNALAHGVEALYAPDASPLIALMAEEGVRAMARALPDVAGDPASLDARGRALYGAWLCGSCLGATTMGLHHKLCHVLGGTFGLPHSQTHTVVLPYVLAYNAPAVPDAVAAVARALDADEAPTALWQLAGSLGAPRSLAELGLKEADLAVAAEQAAGQAYANPREVTQDGALAVLRAAYEGGPP, encoded by the coding sequence ATGACGGAGTTCGTCCACGAGTCCCCGCCCATGAGGGTCGTCCTGCGCCCCGGCGCCGCCACGACGGCGACCCCCGACGAGGCCCGGCGCCTCGGCCTGCGGCGGCTGTTGGTCGTCTCCGGCACACGCGGCGCGGACACGGCCCGGGCGGTCGCCGACTCCCTCGGCCAGGCCTGTGCGGGCCTGCACACCGGGGCCCGGATGCATGTCCCCGTGGTGGTCGCCGACCGGGCCGTCGAGGTGGCGCGGACCGCGGGCGCCGACGGATGCGTCGCGGTCGGCGGCGGCTCGTCCATCGGCCTCGGCAAGGCGATCGCCCTGCGCACCGGCCTGCCGCTGATCGCCGTACCCACCACCTACTCCGGCTCCGAGGCGACCCCGGTCTGGGGACTGACCGAACACGGCGCCAAACGCACCGGCCGCGACCCCTCCGTCCTGCCGCGCAGCATCGTCTACGACCCCGAGCTGACCCTCTCCCTCCCCGTACCGCTCTCCGTGACCAGCGGCGTCAACGCCCTCGCGCACGGCGTCGAGGCGCTGTACGCCCCGGACGCCTCGCCCCTGATCGCGCTGATGGCCGAGGAGGGCGTACGGGCGATGGCCCGCGCCCTTCCCGACGTGGCCGGCGACCCGGCCTCCCTGGACGCCCGCGGCCGTGCCCTGTACGGCGCCTGGCTCTGCGGCTCCTGCCTCGGCGCCACCACGATGGGCCTGCACCACAAGCTGTGCCACGTCCTCGGCGGCACCTTCGGCCTGCCGCATTCGCAGACCCACACGGTGGTCCTCCCGTACGTCCTCGCGTACAACGCGCCCGCGGTCCCGGACGCGGTGGCCGCCGTGGCGAGAGCCCTGGACGCGGACGAGGCCCCGACGGCCCTGTGGCAGCTGGCCGGGAGCCTCGGCGCTCCGCGATCCCTCGCCGAACTCGGTCTGAAGGAGGCCGACTTGGCGGTGGCGGCCGAGCAGGCGGCGGGCCAGGCGTACGCCAACCCCAGGGAGGTCACGCAGGACGGGGCGCTGGCGGTGCTGCGGGCGGCGTACGAGGGCGGACCGCCCTGA
- a CDS encoding MFS transporter has translation MSDALARPAAAGAAPSRSNAVVAVLAFAGIVVALMQTLVIPIVPELPKLLDASASNTAWAVTATLLAAAVATPVVGRLGDMYGKRRMLLVSIVLLISGSVVCALADSVIPMIAGRALQGLAAGVIPLGISIMRDVLPAERLAGSTAMMSASLGVGGALGLPSAAFIADNFDWHILFWASAALGAVSFLLVLLIVPESDVRAAGRFDLVGSLGLSAGLVTLLLAVSKGGDWGWTSAGILGLGIASVVILLAWGRYELRSSQPLVDLRTTAKPQVLFTNLASVALGFSMFAMSLVLPQLLQLPEATGYGLGRSMLTVGLVLAPQGIVMMVMSGVSAAITKAKGPKLTLMIGALIVAAGYGLNIVLMSQVWHLVLVSCVIGGGIGFTYGALPALIMGAVDPTQTGAANSLNTLMRSLGTSFASAIAGVILAQMTTDFGGYALPSENGFKVVMALGAGAALLAFLIATFIPAKRAAVPAEAPQDSPSEAAEVTGAKA, from the coding sequence ATGTCCGACGCCCTTGCCCGACCCGCCGCAGCGGGGGCCGCCCCGTCGCGGTCGAACGCCGTCGTGGCGGTGCTGGCCTTCGCCGGGATCGTCGTCGCGCTGATGCAGACGCTCGTCATCCCGATCGTCCCCGAACTGCCGAAGCTTCTTGACGCCTCGGCGTCGAACACCGCCTGGGCGGTCACCGCCACCCTGCTCGCCGCCGCCGTGGCCACCCCGGTGGTCGGACGCCTCGGCGACATGTACGGCAAGCGCCGCATGCTCCTGGTCAGCATCGTCCTGCTGATCTCCGGCTCGGTCGTCTGCGCACTGGCCGACTCCGTGATCCCGATGATCGCCGGACGCGCCCTGCAGGGCCTGGCCGCCGGTGTCATCCCGCTCGGCATCAGCATCATGCGCGACGTACTGCCCGCCGAACGGCTCGCCGGGTCCACCGCCATGATGAGCGCCTCGCTCGGTGTCGGCGGCGCCCTCGGCCTGCCCTCCGCCGCCTTCATCGCCGACAACTTCGACTGGCACATCCTCTTCTGGGCCTCCGCCGCCCTGGGCGCCGTCTCCTTCCTGCTCGTGCTGCTGATCGTGCCCGAGTCCGACGTGCGGGCCGCCGGCCGCTTCGACCTGGTCGGCTCGCTGGGCCTGTCCGCCGGACTGGTGACCCTGCTGCTGGCCGTCTCCAAGGGCGGCGACTGGGGCTGGACGTCCGCAGGCATCCTGGGCCTCGGCATCGCCTCGGTCGTGATCCTGCTCGCCTGGGGCCGCTACGAGCTGCGCAGCAGCCAGCCCTTGGTGGACCTGCGCACCACCGCCAAGCCCCAGGTGCTCTTCACCAACCTCGCCTCGGTCGCGCTCGGCTTCTCGATGTTCGCGATGTCCCTGGTCCTGCCGCAGCTGCTCCAGCTCCCCGAAGCCACCGGCTACGGCCTCGGCAGGTCGATGCTCACCGTCGGCCTGGTCCTCGCCCCCCAGGGCATCGTCATGATGGTCATGTCCGGCGTCTCCGCCGCCATCACCAAGGCCAAGGGCCCCAAGCTCACCCTGATGATCGGCGCCCTGATCGTGGCCGCCGGCTACGGCCTCAACATCGTGCTCATGTCGCAGGTCTGGCACCTCGTCCTGGTCTCCTGCGTCATCGGCGGCGGCATCGGCTTCACCTACGGCGCCCTGCCCGCCCTGATCATGGGCGCGGTCGACCCCACCCAGACGGGTGCCGCCAACAGCCTCAACACCCTGATGCGCTCCCTGGGCACCAGCTTCGCCAGCGCCATCGCCGGTGTCATCCTCGCCCAGATGACCACCGACTTCGGCGGCTACGCACTGCCTTCGGAGAACGGCTTCAAGGTCGTCATGGCCCTCGGCGCCGGAGCGGCCCTCCTCGCCTTCCTGATCGCCACCTTCATCCCGGCGAAGCGGGCCGCTGTCCCGGCGGAGGCGCCGCAGGACAGTCCGAGCGAGGCGGCGGAGGTCACGGGCGCCAAGGCCTGA